Proteins from a single region of Ziziphus jujuba cultivar Dongzao chromosome 1, ASM3175591v1:
- the LOC107412445 gene encoding uncharacterized protein LOC107412445 isoform X4: MYMLLKQWKENSKNIKKPKPWKHSEPITRTQLMQMRDEFWDTAPYYGGQKEIWDALRAAAEADIKFGQTIVDSAGVIVQGADLTICYDERGAKYELPKYVLSEPTNLIKDN, from the exons Atg tatATGCTGCTCAAACAGTGGAAAG AGAACTCTAAGAACATCAAAAAGCCTAAACCTTGGAAGCATTCAGAACCGATTACGAGGACACAACTGATGCAGATGCGAGATGAGTTTTGGGACACTGCTCCTTACTATGGTGGCCAGAAAG AGATATGGGATGCACTTCGAGCTGCTGCAGAAGCTGATATAAAATTTGGACAAACAATTGTAGACAGTGCCGGTGTGATTGTTCAAGGTGCTGACTTGACAATATGTTATGATGAGAGAG GTGCGAAGTATGAACTACCCAAGTATGTGCTAAGTGAGCCAACCAATTTGATTAAGGACAATTGA
- the LOC107412394 gene encoding U-box domain-containing protein 17 gives MASATICATLRRRRSPSLEFFLAPVDLADVALVQTVASVASELVSSFSGLALWFQRKNSRSLVRKLEVFVVLLECLRDSESTAPRTSVLCLNELYLLLYRSKILLDYCAQSSKLWLLLQNHSISGNFHDLNQEISTLLDVFPMKDVEIGDDVREQILLLQRQSRKSKLFIDKDDDALRIILFSFLDEFENGRIPDSTELRLFFVERLGIKNAKSCRDEIEYLEEQIVNHEGDVEPTVSVLNGFVALTRYCRFLLFGFEEDEVELRVGNQKKPRKGLISQEIADTFVTIPPDFCCPISLDLMRDPVIISTGQTYERSSITRWMEEGHCTCPKTGQMLINDRLVLVPNRALRNLIMQWCTAHGIPYDPPECTDASAESFALASPSKAALQANRATAALLIQQLANGSQVAQTVAAREIRLLAKTGRENRAFIAEAGAIPYLCKILSSSNPIAQENSVTAMLNLSIYEKNKCRIMEEEGCLESIVDVLRFGHTTEARENAAATLFSLSAVHDYKKRIADEEGAVEALAGLLRAGTPRGKKDAVTALFNLSTHTDNCAKMIEAGAVTALVNALGNEGVAEEAAGALALIVRQPIGAEAVGKEDTAVAGLIAMMRCGTPRGKENAVAALLELCRSGGAATTEKVVKAPALAGLLQSLLFTGTKRARRKAASLAKVFQRRENAAMHFGGLGVGYAYASNSATSRDSGFAGDVSVPMSISVPVL, from the coding sequence ATGGCTTCGGCGACTATATGCGCAACGTTACGGCGCCGAAGATCGCCTTCATTGGAGTTCTTTTTGGCTCCGGTTGACCTCGCTGATGTAGCTCTGGTGCAAACAGTTGCTTCCGTCGCCTCCGAGTTGGTCTCGTCGTTTTCCGGCTTGGCTTTATGGTTTCAGAGAAAGAATTCTCGGTCCCTTGTGAGGAAATTGGAGGTTTTTGTTGTGCTGTTGGAGTGTTTGAGGGATTCTGAATCCACTGCGCCTCGGACGTCTGTGCTCTGCTTGAACGAGCTTTACTTGCTTCTGTACAGGTCCAAAATACTCCTTGATTATTGCGCACAATCTAGTAAGTTATGGCTTTTGCTTCAAAACCATTCGATTTCTGGCAATTTTCATGATTTGAATCAAGAAATTTCGACCCTGTTGGATGTATTCCCTATGAAAGATGTTGAAATTGGTGACGATGTTAGGGAGCAAATTCTGCTCTTACAGAGACAGTCAAGGAAGTCCAAGTTGTTTATTGATAAAGATGATGACGCTTTGAGGATTATACTCTTCTCCTTCCTCGATGAATTTGAGAATGGTCGGATTCCAGATTCGACGGAATTGAGGTTGTTTTTTGTGGAGAGATTGGGAATCAAGAATGCTAAGAGTTGCCGGGATGAAATTGAGTATTTGGAGGAGCAGATTGTAAATCATGAAGGAGATGTTGAGCCCACTGTTTCAGTTCTCAATGGGTTTGTTGCTCTCACACGGTATTGCAGGTTTTTGCTTTTTGGGTTTGAGGAGGACGAAGTAGAATTAAGAGTTGGGAATCAGAAGAAGCCGAGGAAGGGGTTGATTTCTCAGGAAATTGCAGACACCTTTGTGACAATACCACCTGACTTTTGCTGCCCAATATCGTTGGATTTGATGCGAGATCCTGTGATTATCTCAACTGGACAGACTTACGAGCGAAGTTCGATAACCAGGTGGATGGAAGAGGGGCATTGTACTTGCCCCAAGACAGGGCAAATGCTCATCAACGACCGCCTTGTTTTGGTTCCTAACCGGGCTTTGAGGAATTTGATCATGCAGTGGTGCACTGCCCATGGAATTCCCTATGACCCGCCGGAGTGCACAGACGCATCCGCGGAGAGCTTTGCCTTGGCTTCCCCCAGTAAGGCTGCACTTCAAGCCAACAGAGCAACAGCAGCACTTCTAATTCAACAACTAGCAAATGGATCACAAGTTGCACAGACTGTAGCTGCTCGGGAGATACGTTTGTTGGCGAAAACAGGAAGGGAAAACCGTGCTTTCATTGCTGAAGCTGGGGCAATCCCGTATCTTTGCAAGATACTCTCATCTTCGAACCCTATTGCGCAGGAGAATTCAGTAACTGCAATGCTCAACTTATCCATATACGAAAAGAATAAATGCCGGATTATGGAGGAAGAAGGTTGTTTGGAATCAATTgttgatgttttgagatttggGCACACGACGGAGGCAAGGGAAAATGCTGCAGCTACTTTGTTTAGCCTTTCTGCAGTTCATGACTACAAGAAGAGAATAGCAGATGAGGAAGGGGCAGTTGAAGCCTTGGCGGGCCTGCTAAGAGCTGGTACACCTAGAGGAAAGAAGGATGCTGTAACGGCTTTATTTAATCTGTCGACACACACAGACAATTGTGCGAAGATGATAGAGGCAGGGGCTGTAACAGCGCTTGTAAATGCATTGGGAAATGAAGGGGTTGCTGAGGAAGCAGCAGGTGCATTGGCCTTGATTGTTAGGCAGCCAATTGGGGCTGAAGCAGTTGGTAAGGAAGACACCGCAGTAGCAGGTTTGATTGCAATGATGCGATGTGGGACACCAAGGGGAAAAGAGAATGCAGTTGCAGCATTGCTTGAATTGTGCCGGAGTGGAGGGGCAGCCACAACAGAAAAGGTGGTTAAGGCTCCAGCATTGGCTGGGTTGCTTCAGAGTTTGTTGTTTACTGGTACAAAACGGGCGAGAAGAAAGGCAGCTTCTCTTGCAAAAGTATTTCAGAGGCGTGAGAATGCGGCTATGCATTTTGGTGGTTTGGGTGTAGGGTATGCATATGCAAGTAACTCAGCTACAAGTAGAGATTCAGGTTTTGCTGGTGATGTCTCTGTGCCAATGTCCATTTCGGTGCCTGTTTTGTAG
- the LOC107412445 gene encoding uncharacterized protein LOC107412445 isoform X3, producing MGCGGSSLSNADENSKNIKKPKPWKHSEPITRTQLMQMRDEFWDTAPYYGGQKEIWDALRAAAEADIKFGQTIVDSAGVIVQGADLTICYDERGAKYELPKYVLSEPTNLIKDN from the exons ATGGGTTGTGGCGGATCCTCTCTGAGCAACGCAGAtg AGAACTCTAAGAACATCAAAAAGCCTAAACCTTGGAAGCATTCAGAACCGATTACGAGGACACAACTGATGCAGATGCGAGATGAGTTTTGGGACACTGCTCCTTACTATGGTGGCCAGAAAG AGATATGGGATGCACTTCGAGCTGCTGCAGAAGCTGATATAAAATTTGGACAAACAATTGTAGACAGTGCCGGTGTGATTGTTCAAGGTGCTGACTTGACAATATGTTATGATGAGAGAG GTGCGAAGTATGAACTACCCAAGTATGTGCTAAGTGAGCCAACCAATTTGATTAAGGACAATTGA
- the LOC107412270 gene encoding uncharacterized protein LOC107412270 produces MAKRLDNLSYYSQLVVFSLLIVLFFCDGVSSESVKNDYKSAVGDPGMRRDSLRVAIESWNQCNEVGEEAPQTGSPRAADCFDIYQTSPSKKGNKCCKGSVPQYLLVHRVTPIDNALKMGAPFPGMQQETLHNVDLYAAEKELYLGSKCQVEDTPNPWQFWMIMLKNGNMDTYAAKCPKNGVKVGPFGPDNNFPCFGKGCMSQPSIYHDYTTLQGPNQTSLKGRFYGSWDLQADVRQGMVENASYHSVTWEKEIKEGSWVFHHILRTSTKYPWLMLYLRSDATQGLSGGYHYPTRGMSKIIPESPNFKVRFTLNVIKGGGPNSQFYLMDMGSCWKNNGSPCDGDVTTDVTRYSEMIINPNTTAWCHPNNLNVCPPYHTFSNGTRVYRNDTARFPYAAYHMHCSPGNAQHLEQPFNPCDPYSNPQAQEILQILPHPVWGEYGYPTSQGEGWIGDPRTWELDVGRLSHSLYFYQDPRTPPARRKWMSIDLGTEIFKDPNQVAEWTVSDFDIVITRQ; encoded by the exons ATGGCTAAACGGTTGGATAACCTTTCCTATTATTCCCAGCTCGTTGTGTTCTCTTTGCTAATTGTGTTGTTTTTCTGTGATGGGGTCTCTTCTGAGAGTGTTAAAAACGACTACAAATCGGCCGTCGGCGACCCGGGAATGCGAAGAGATAGCCTCCGAGTAGCCATTGAGTCATGGAATCAATGCAATGAGGTTGGAGAAGAAGCTCCTCAGACTGGCAGTCCAAGGGCTGCTGATTGCTTTGACATTTACCAAACTTCTCCATCCAAGAAAG GCAATAAATGTTGCAAGGGCAGTGTTCCTCAATACCTACTTGTCCACAGAGTCACACCCATTGACAACGCTTTGAAAATGGGTGCTCCATTCCCTGGAATGCAACAAGAAACTCTACACAATGTAGACCTTTATGCGGCAGAGAAGGAGCTTTATTTGGGCTCCAAGTGTCAAGTTGAAGACACTCCAAATCCATGGCAATTTTGGATGATCATGCTCAAGAATGGTAACATGGATACTTATGCAGCCAAGTGTCCTAAAAATGGTGTAAAAGTAGGACCTTTTGGTCCGGACAATAATTTCCCTTGTTTTGGAAAAGGGTGTATGAGCCAGCCATCTATTTACCATGACTATACCACATTGCAAGGACCAAATCAGACTAGTCTAAAGGGAAGGTTTTATGGGTCATGGGATTTACAAGCTGATGTCAGACAAGGAATGGTAGAAAATGCTTCTTACCATTCTGTTACTTGggagaaagaaattaaagaaggGAGTTGGGTTTTCCATCATATCTTGAGGACTTCAACAAAGTATCCATGGTTGATGCTTTATCTAAGATCCGATGCTACACAAGGACTTTCTGGTGGATATCACTACCCTACAAGAGGAATGTCCAAAATT ATTCCGGAATCACCAAACTTCAAAGTGAGATTCACATTGAATGTAATCAAAGGTGGGGGTCCAAACAGCCAGTTCTACCTAATGGACATGGGGAGTTGCTGGAAGAACAATGGGTCCCCATGCGATGGAGATGTGACAACAGACGTAACCAGATACAGCGAGATGATCATTAACCCAAATACAACTGCATGGTGCCATCCCAACAACCTCAATGTCTGCCCTCCTTACCACACCTTCTCCAATGGCACCCGAGTCTACCGCAACGACACTGCGCGGTTCCCTTACGCCGCATATCACATGCATTGCTCGCCTGGTAATGCACAGCACTTGGAGCAGCCTTTCAATCCGTGTGATCCGTACAGCAACCCTCAAGCTCAGGAGATCTTGCAGATTCTTCCTCACCCTGTTTGGGGTGAGTATGGATATCCCACATCCCAAGGTGAGGGCTGGATTGGAGATCCCAGGACATGGGAACTCGATGTTGGGAGATTGTCTCACTCGCTTTACTTTTACCAG GACCCTCGAACACCACCAGCTAGAAGGAAATGGATGTCTATAGATTTGGGAACTGAAATTTTCAAAGATCCTAATCAGGTTGCTGAGTGGACTGTTAGTGATTTTGACATTGTCATAACTAGACAATGA
- the LOC107412445 gene encoding uncharacterized protein LOC107412445 isoform X2: MYMLLKQWKENSKNIKKPKPWKHSEPITRTQLMQMRDEFWDTAPYYGGQKVSDDIISNISEIWDALRAAAEADIKFGQTIVDSAGVIVQGADLTICYDERGAKYELPKYVLSEPTNLIKDN; encoded by the exons Atg tatATGCTGCTCAAACAGTGGAAAG AGAACTCTAAGAACATCAAAAAGCCTAAACCTTGGAAGCATTCAGAACCGATTACGAGGACACAACTGATGCAGATGCGAGATGAGTTTTGGGACACTGCTCCTTACTATGGTGGCCAGAAAG TTTCTGATGACATAATAAGCAATATATCAGAGATATGGGATGCACTTCGAGCTGCTGCAGAAGCTGATATAAAATTTGGACAAACAATTGTAGACAGTGCCGGTGTGATTGTTCAAGGTGCTGACTTGACAATATGTTATGATGAGAGAG GTGCGAAGTATGAACTACCCAAGTATGTGCTAAGTGAGCCAACCAATTTGATTAAGGACAATTGA
- the LOC107412144 gene encoding uncharacterized protein LOC107412144 yields the protein MAKGWEKLSHNFVAVFALLVFFCNEVFCEDKYITAVGDPGMRRDSLRVAIESWNQCNEAGQETPQAGSPRAADCFDIYQTSPLEIGKDCLGCSLLPYLLVHRVTPIDNALRTGIPYPGIQPNVLFDVDLYAAEKELFLGSKCQVEDTPNPWQFWMIMLKSGNMDTYAAKCPENGVRIGPFGPDNRFPCFGPGCMNQPNIYHDYTSLQRPTFDTLKGRFYGSWDLQADVRQGMLENTSYHSVTWSKEVKKGSWVFHHILRTSPDYPWLMLYLRSDATQGFSGGYHYPTRGMSKIIPESPNFKVRFTLNVIKGGGPNSQFYLMDMGSCWKNNGLPCDGDVTTDVTRYSEMIINPSTTPWCNPNSLNVCPPYHTFANGTRVHRNDTARFPYAAYHLHCSPGNAQHLEEPYDLCDPYSNPQAQEILQILPHPVWGEYGYPTSQGEGWIGDPRTWELDVGRLSQNLYFYQDPGTPPARRQWSSIDLGTEIYRDPNQVAEWTVSDFDIIIPISNE from the exons ATGGCAAAAGGGTGGGAAAAACTTTCTCATAATTTCGTTGCTGTTTTTGCTTTGTTAGTGTTTTTCTGTAATGAGGTTTTTTGTGAGGATAAGTACATAACAGCAGTGGGAGATCCAGGAATGAGAAGGGATAGTCTGAGAGTGGCCATTGAATCTTGGAATCAGTGCAATGAGGCAGGACAAGAAACTCCTCAGGCTGGTAGCCCAAGGGCTGCTGATTGCTTTGACATTTACCAAACTTCTCCATTAGAAATAG gcaAGGATTGTTTGGGCTGCTCTCTTCTTCCATACCTACTTGTCCACAGAGTCACACCCATAGACAATGCATTGAGAACAGGAATTCCTTACCCTGGAATCCAACCAAATGTTCTATTCGATGTAGATCTTTATGCAGCAGAGAAGGAGCTTTTCTTAGGCTCAAAGTGTCAAGTTGAAGACACCCCAAATCCATGGCAATTCTGGATGATCATGCTCAAGAGCGGTAACATGGATACCTATGCAGCCAAGTGTCCTGAAAATGGTGTCAGGATTGGACCTTTTGGTCCGGACAATAGATTCCCTTGTTTTGGACCTGGTTGTATGAACCAGCCTAATATTTACCATGATTATACCTCATTGCAACGACCAACCTTTGATACTCTCAAGGGAAGGTTTTATGGGTCATGGGATTTACAAGCTGATGTAAGACAGGGAATGTTGGAAAATACTTCTTACCATTCTGTTACATGGAGCAAAGAAGTCAAAAAAGGCAGTTGGGTTTTCCACCATATTTTGAGAACTTCACCAGACTATCCATGGTTGATGCTTTATCTGAGATCCGATGCCACCCAAGGATTTTCTGGTGGATACCATTACCCTACAAGAGGAATGTCCAAAATT ATTCCGGAATCACCAAACTTCAAGGTGAGGTTCACATTGAATGTAATCAAAGGTGGGGGTCCAAACAGCCAGTTCTATCTGATGGACATGGGGAGTTGCTGGAAGAACAATGGGTTACCTTGTGATGGGGATGTGACTACAGATGTGACCAGATACAGCGAGATGATCATAAACCCAAGCACAACCCCATGGTGCAATCCCAACAGCCTCAATGTCTGCCCTCCTTACCATACTTTCGCCAACGGCACCCGGGTCCACCGCAATGACACTGCTCGGTTCCCCTACGCTGCATATCACCTGCACTGCTCTCCTGGTAATGCACAGCACCTGGAAGAGCCGTATGATTTGTGTGATCCGTACAGCAATCCACAGGCCCAGGAGATCTTGCAGATTCTTCCACACCCTGTCTGGGGTGAGTATGGATATCCCACATCCCAAGGTGAGGGCTGGATTGGAGATCCCAGGACATGGGAGCTTGATGTTGGGAGGCTGTCTCAAAATCTTTACTTTTACCAG GATCCAGGAACTCCACCAGCTAGAAGGCAGTGGTCCTCTATAGATTTGGGAACTGAAATTTACAGAGATCCTAATCAAGTTGCTGAATGGACTGTTAGTGACTTCGACATCATCATACCTATAAGCAATGAATGA
- the LOC107412445 gene encoding uncharacterized protein LOC107412445 isoform X1 codes for MGCGGSSLSNADENSKNIKKPKPWKHSEPITRTQLMQMRDEFWDTAPYYGGQKVSDDIISNISEIWDALRAAAEADIKFGQTIVDSAGVIVQGADLTICYDERGAKYELPKYVLSEPTNLIKDN; via the exons ATGGGTTGTGGCGGATCCTCTCTGAGCAACGCAGAtg AGAACTCTAAGAACATCAAAAAGCCTAAACCTTGGAAGCATTCAGAACCGATTACGAGGACACAACTGATGCAGATGCGAGATGAGTTTTGGGACACTGCTCCTTACTATGGTGGCCAGAAAG TTTCTGATGACATAATAAGCAATATATCAGAGATATGGGATGCACTTCGAGCTGCTGCAGAAGCTGATATAAAATTTGGACAAACAATTGTAGACAGTGCCGGTGTGATTGTTCAAGGTGCTGACTTGACAATATGTTATGATGAGAGAG GTGCGAAGTATGAACTACCCAAGTATGTGCTAAGTGAGCCAACCAATTTGATTAAGGACAATTGA
- the LOC107412415 gene encoding protein STICHEL-like 3, giving the protein MTRAVRDRILKDANGDISDHLRNHIHLTNCIHLKNHMHKQSPILADRLLMRDLIVLQRTRSLRDPSASPPSWHSPSIVDLLPKKGENNDLVQEGRRSIGIERQREGKRLSGGSPPLASFTTSKVAPGEVCGGNDGAATFSEHSNKSGVRDGRRTRRDQSSRRSNRTDILGSNEKPLIDHDFNESNHDVFSGNSESRSRKSKQKGKNIQAGQLKTLSEQLNDVRMDSDDVASSNIHLRGRQPRQERSVEEPEASIRGYCSGLNRVKRRKFRSTRRSRASVASRDKNAQNELSVASNTLAQGSAHSRYHMEEGEDDFDEQNVTRAPRNGCGIPWNWSRIHHRGKTFLDIAGRSLSCGLSDPRLKKGGPASQGRDISDMPVASENTSSSSKSDAEALPLLVDASGSQESTGNAGWVHDYSGELGIYADNLFKHDIDSDLASEARSGEQHKMRRRCRSRHQNLTQKYMPRTFRDLVGQTLVAQALSNAVMKKKVGLLYVFFGPHGTGKTSCARVFARALNCQSTEHPKPCGFCNSCIAHDMGKSRNIREVGPVSNFDFESIMDLLDNMIISQLPSQYRVFIFDDCDTLYPECWSAISKVIDRAPRRVVFVLVCSSLDVLPHIIISRCQKFFFPKLKDADIINTLQRIATKEDLEIDKDALRLIASRSDGSLRDAEMTLEQLSLLGQRISVPLVQELVGLISDEKLVDLLDLALSADTANTVKNLRVIMETGVEPLALMSQLATVITDILAGSYDYTRERPRRKFFRHQPLSKEDMEKLRQALKTLSEAEKQLRTSNDKLTWLTAALLQLAPDQQYMLPSSSADTSFNHSPSVLNGMGGRDVRKGGEQAQMPNNSRGLSRNGRQAGASDFHSNNMLKGSNSDRKRHSTSSAGMAPPQISARSAGMIKAGGRQVSGKVRKGIEEIWLEVLEKIQYNGIKEFLYQEGKLISVSFGAAPTVQLIFTSPLTKSTAEKFREHILQAFELVLGSSVTIEIRCDSRKDSKPGVHVPLMLPASKDGSSQIRDTNGVSSQAHLLHSNTKEMGKSEIVEIEASPRETKSKDHDNHEESGTQSLKDGQTGEAAASHKKSASALIQEKQKFGGQSRSQSLVRSKVSLAHVIQQAEGCSQRSGWSKRKAVSIAEKLEQENLRLEPRSRSLLCWKASRVTRRKLSRLKIRTRKPRSLLKIVSCGKCLSTKSPR; this is encoded by the exons ATGACCAGGGCGGTTCGAGATAGGATTCTAAAGGATGCAAATGGTGATATTAGTGATCATCTACGCAATCATATCCATTTGACAAATTGCATTCACTTGAAGAACCACATGCATAAGCAAAGCCCCATATTAGCTGATAGGTTGCTTATGAGGGACCTTATTGTCCTTCAGAGGACACGATCTCTAAGGGACCCTTCTGCGAGTCCTCCCTCATGGCATTCCCCTTCCATTGTTGATCTGCTTCCTAAGAAAGGTGAAAATAATGACTTGGTTCAGGAGGGGAGACGGTCAATAGGCATTGAGCGTCAAAGGGAAGGTAAGAGATTGTCAGGAGGGTCTCCACCTTTAGCAAGTTTTACTACATCAAAAGTTGCTCCTGGTGAGGTTTGTGGTGGCAATGATGGGGCCGCAACATTCAGTGAGCATAGCAACAAGAGTGGAGTCAGGGATGGTAGAAGAACTAGGAGAGATCAGTCTAGCCGGAGGAGTAATAGAACTGACATTTTGGGTAGCAATGAGAAGCCTCTAATAGATCATGATTTCAATGAATCGAACCATGATGTTTTTTCAGGGAATTCTGAATCAAGAAGTAGGAAGAGTAAACAAAAAGGCAAAAATATCCAAGCTGGTCAGCTTAAGACCCTATCTGAGCAGTTGAACGATGTTCGGATGGATAGTGATGATGTAGCATCTTCAAATATCCATCTACGTGGAAGACAACCTCGACAGGAGAGAAGTGTTGAGGAACCAGAAGCCAGCATTCGTGGCTACTGCAGTGGATTAAATAGGGTAAAGCGGCGGAAATTCCGAAGTACAAGAAGAAGCCGGGCTTCTGTAGCTTCCAGAGATAAAAATGCCCAGAACGAATTGTCCGTGGCATCTAACACTTTAGCTCAAGGTTCGGCACACTCAAGATATCACATGGAAGAGGGAGAGGATGACTTTGACGAGCAAAATGTAACAAGGGCTCCTAGAAATGGTTGTGGGATTCCTTGGAATTGGTCAAGAATTCATCATAGAGGTAAAACATTCCTTGACATTGCGGGAAGGAGTCTGTCTTGTGGGCTTTCTGATCCAAGGTTAAAAAAAGGTGGTCCAGCTTCCCAGGGGAGAGATATATCTGACATGCCTGTGGCATCCGagaacacaagctcatcttctAAATCTGATGCTGAGGCACTGCCTCTGCTAGTTGATGCATCTGGATCACAGGAAAGTACTGGAAATGCTGGTTGGGTGCATGACTATTCTGGGGAACTTGGTATTTATGCTGATAATTTATTTAAGCATGATATTGATTCTGACCTTGCTTCTGAAGCTAGATCTGGTGAACAACACAAGATGAGAAGGCGCTGCCGCAGTCGGCACCAAAATTTGACACAAAAGTACATGCCAAGAACCTTCAGAGATCTGGTAGGGCAGACTTTGGTTGCCCAAGCTCTTTCAAATGCTGTCATGAAGAAGAAAGTTGGATTGCTCTATGTTTTTTTCGGTCCTCATGGAACAGGGAAAACCTCCTGTGCTCGTGTATTTGCTAGAGCTTTGAATTGCCAGTCAACGGAACACCCTAAACCTTGTGGGTTTTGCAATTCTTGCATTGCACATGACATGGGAAAGAGTAGAAATATAAGGGAAGTTGGTCCTGTaagtaattttgattttgagagcATTATGGACCTGCTTGACAACATGATTATTTCCCAGTTGCCATCACAGTACAGAGTGTTCATCTTTGATGACTGTGATACTTTATACCCTGAATGCTGGAGTGCTATATCCAAGGTCATTGATCGAGCGCCCAGGCGTGTGGTTTTTGTCCTTGTCTGCTCAAGTCTTGATGTTTTGCCTCACATAATCATATCTAGGTGCCAGAAATTCTTTTTCCCTAAGCTGAAGGATGCAGATATAATCAACACTTTGCAGCGGATTGCAACAAAAGAAGATTTAGAAATTGATAAGGATGCACTGAGACTTATTGCATCAAGATCAGATGGCTCTTTGAGGGATGCTGAGATGACTCTTGAGCAACTAAGTTTGCTTGGCCAGAGAATTTCTGTTCCACTGGTTCAGGAATTG GTTGGGCTTATCTCAGATGAGAAATTGGTAGATCTTCTTGATTTAGCATTATCTGCAGACACAGCTAACACTGTAAAGAATTTGAGAGTAATAATGGAAACTGGTGTTGAGCCATTAGCTTTGATGTCCCAACTTGCTACAGTAATTACAGATATACTTGCTGGTAGCTATGATTATACTAGAGAAAGGCCTAGAAGGAAGTTCTTTCGGCACCAACCAT TGTCCAAAGAAGACATGGAAAAACTGCGTCAAGCTCTGAAAACTTTATCTGAAGCTGAAAAACAATTGAGAACTTCAAATGACAAGCTAACATGGCTAACTGCTGCATTGCTGCAACTTGCTCCTGATCAACAGTATATGTTGCCCAGTTCTTCTGCAGACACTAGTTTTAATCACAGTCCATCAGTGTTAAATGGTATGGGTGGAAGAGACGTTAGGAAAGGTGGTGAGCAAGCTCAAATGCCTAATAATTCAAGAGGCTTGTCAAGAAATGGTAGACAAGCTGGAGCTTCTGATTTTCATAGCAATAATATGTTGAAAGGAAGTAATTCAGATCGGAAAAGACATTCTACTTCAAGTGCTGGAATGGCTCCTCCACAGATATCTGCACGCTCAGCTGGAATGATTAAGGCAGGTGGGAGGCAGGTTTCTGGAAAGGTCCGTAAAGGAATTGAAGAAATTTGGTTGGAGGTGCTTGAGAAAATTCAATACAATGGTATTAAAGAATTTTTGTACCAAGAAGGGAAGCTGATCTCTGTCAGTTTTGGTGCAG CTCCTACCGTGCAGCTGATTTTTACTTCACCACTGACCAAATCTACTGCAGAGAAATTTAGAGAGCATATATTACAGGCATTTGAGTTAGTTCTTGGGTCCTCCGTGACGATTGAAATTAGATGTGATTCAAGAAAAGATTCAAAACCAGGGGTACATGTGCCTCTTATGTTACCAGCTTCTAAGGACGGTTCATCTCAGATTAGAGATACAAATGGGGTCAGCAGTCAAGCCCATTTGTTGCACTCCAATACCAAAGAAATGGGTAAAAGTGAAATTGTTGAAATAGAAGCTTCTCCTAGGGAAACAAAGAGTAAGGACCATGATAACCATGAAGAATCCGGTACGCAAAGTTTAAAAGATGGACAGACGGGAGAAGCAGCAGCTTCACATAAGAAATCAGCCTCAGCTTTGATACAAGAAAAGCAGAAATTTGGGGGACAAAGTCGGTCTCAGAGCCTTGTCAGAAGTAAAGTGTCACTTGCACATGTAATTCAACAGGCAGAAGGATGTTCACAACGTAGTGGATGGTCAAAACGCAAAGCAGTTTCTATTGCGGAAAAGCTTGAACAAGAGAATTT GAGACTAGAACCTCGATCCAGAAGCTTGCTTTGCTGGAAAGCATCTAGAGTAACTCGTAGGAAG CTTTCACGTTTGAAAATTAGGACAAGAAAACCACGTTCACTGCTGAAGATTGTTTCCTGTGGAAAATGTCTCTCAACCAAATCTCCAAGGtaa